In Brevibacterium pigmentatum, the sequence ATTCGCCGCTGGCAGCGCTACCTCGCCAACGAAAGGCTCGAGGAGCGCGTGTATCGCAACCTCGCAGAACGCCGCAAGGGCGAGGACCGTGAGATCCTGCTCAGCCTCGCCGCCGCGGAATCCCGACACCAGGAGCACTGGATCACTCTGCTCGGCGAACACGCGGAGAAGCGCCGTTCCGCCGACCTCCTCACACGCTGCCTGGCTTTCCTCGGAGGCATGTTCGGCTCCGTGTTCGTCCTCGCCCTTGCTCAGCAGTCCGAGACGAGCTCGCCGTACGACGAAGAGGAAGCCGCCTCCGCCGAGATGGCCGCCGATGAGCGCATCCACGCCGAGGTGGTCCGTGCCCTGGCCGCCCGTTCCCGCGCCCGCCTGTCGGGGAACTTCCGCGCCGCCGTCTTCGGTGCCAACGACGGCTTGGTCTCGAACCTCGCACTTGTCCTCGGTGTCGGCGCGGCTGGAGTCTCGAACACCGTCATCCTGCTGACCGGCGTGTCCGGACTGCTCGCCGGAGCCCTGTCGATGGGCGCGGGCGAGTACATCTCGGTGCGCTCCCAGCGCGAACTCCTCGACGCCTCCACCCCCGACCCCGAATCCCGGCACGCTCTGGCCGATCTCAACATCGACGCCAACGAGCTCGCCCTCGTTTTCCGCGCCCGCGGAATGGAAGCCCGCGAGGCCGAGGCCCGCGCGCACCGCACCATCGCGGCGGCGAAGAACAAACAGGCACCGAGGCTGCCGAACCTCGACTCCGAAGTCGACCGCGACGAACTGGGCACCGGCCTCGGCGCCGCGCTGTCGAGCTTCTGCTTCTTCTCCTCCGGCGCACTCATCCCGATCCTGCCGTATATCTTCGGCATGTCCGGACTGCCCGCCGTGTTCCTGTCCGCCGGCCTCGTTGGCATCGCGCTGCTGTTCACCGGCGGCGTCGTCGGCCTGCTCTCCGGCAAATCGCCCGGCCCCCGCGCCCTGCGCCAACTCGGCATCGGCTTCGGTGCCGCCGCCGTGACCTACGCCCTCGGTCTGCTCTTCGGAGGCACCGCATGACCGACCTGCTCATCCTCGTCGACCCGGAATCCGGCACGTTCGTGCTCACCGATCTGCGTGCCGCCCAGCTGCCCGTCACTGATCTCTCCGCTCATCGCGGGGACGGCATCTTCGAAACCGTGCTGGTGAGCATGGGTGCGCAGGGTGCCACCGTGGTGTCGCGGGAACGGCACTTCACCCGGTTCCGCGCTTCCGCCTCGGCGCTGGATCTGCCCGATCCGGACCAAGGACTGTGGGATCGGGTCATCGATTCCCTCATCGCCGAGGTGGCCGCCGCCGACCCCGAGAACGTCGAATTCGGGATCCGCTACGCCCTCTCCCGCGGGGAGCAGGGTGCGGACGGGCAGTTCCGACCCCGCGGGTGGGCCTTCCCCGTCCCCGTCGACGACCACATCCGTACAGCCCGAAAGCAGGGGGTCACCGCCGTCAGCCTCGACCGCGGATTCGACGCCTATATCGGCAGCAAGGCTCCGTGGCTGCTCATCGGCGCAAAGACTCTGTCCTATGCGGTCAATCAAGCCGCCGGCCGTTATGCCTCGGCGAACAACGCCGATGAGGCCCTGTTCGTCTCCCACGACGGAATCGTGCTAGAAGGGCCGACCGCAAATCTCATCATCCGCCGAGGCGACCGACTCCTCACGCCGAATCCGGACGCAGGTCTGCTGTCGGGAACGACGCAGCGTCTGATCTTCGATCATGCGGAGGAACTGGGCCTGAGCGCCGAATATGCCGACCTGCGCCTCGACGACGTCAAGGCGGCGGATGCGGCGTGGTACGTCTCGTCGATGCGCACGGCGGTCGCGCTGCGCGAACTCGACGGGAACGCGATCTCTGTCGATGAGGATCTGACCGACCGGTTCCAGGAGATCATCCGCGGACGGTGACGCACCGAGGAGTTTGTGGGGATGACACGCCCTCGACCGTCCAGTCTCCGGGTGCTGTCGGGGATGCGCTGCCCCGAGCTCTTCAGGCTCGGGGCAGAGCGTCGGCGGGTTTCGCCGAGGGGAGAGTGAAGGCGAGAACGAGCCCGAGGATGCAGGCGGCGCAGCTGATCAGCCACACCGGCCAGAAGACGCCGGACAATCCCGGCAGCAGCGCAAGCAGGAATCCGAGGGCGCCACAGACGAACAGTCCGGTGACGACGCGCGTCTTCCACTTCCTCAGCATCGTGTGCCTTTCTCTTCACGTTTCGGCCCAGACCTTCCCTTGCCCGACCGAAGCGTGCTCTTACGCTATCTCCCCCGGCCTGCCCCGCACATCCCCCAAAAGTATGAAATGAGCGAACTTTCTCGACCTCGTTCGATCGCTGATGGCCTCGCACGCATCGTCCTGCGTTAGTGTTGTCTTCGACGGAATACTTTCCCGCGGCTCGTCGGAGTCGAGGGACGTGAGGTTCAAAGGAAAGGACACGAGCATGGGAAAGCTCGCTTGGCAGATCATCGGCGTGGGAGCGCCCATCGCAGCCGCATTCGTCGCTCGCAAGACCCTGACCTTCGCGTGGGAGAAGTCGACGAAGCGCCCGGCGCCGTCGAACCCCGTCGATGACGAGATCTCGATGTCCGAGGCTCTGGCCTGGACGATCGTCTCCGGCGTCGGTGTGGCCGTGGCTCAGCTCGTCGTTCAGCGCATCGCCGCGAACACCGTGCGCAACAGCTTCGGCGAGGAAGCCCTGCCGAAGAAGTTCCGCAAGCAGATCGAAGAGATGACCGATTGATCCTCCGCTGATCTCCAGCATCGAGACGGCCCGCGAAGCACTTGCTTCGCGGGCCGTCAGTCTGTCAGCTGCCTGTCGGCGGGGTCAGCCGGTGACGCGGTCGAGGATCTCGGCGAGGACCACGGCGTCGATCTGCCCCGGTGCCGAGGCCTGACCGATCTGCGCGAATGTTGCGCAGCTGCCGAAGTCGGCACCCATGATCCGGCTCGTCCGCCCCAGAGGTCCCATCGAGATCCCGAGCACGGGATGCGCCGCGGAGACATCCGCCGCAGCGGTCGCCTCGAGGAGACGCAGCACGTCGGCCGGCTCCTGCGGCATCATCGCCACCTTGGCCACATCCGCACCGGCCTCGCTCATCGCGGCGAACGTCCTCAGCAGGCGGTCGGCGGAGTCCGTGGCCTCGAAATTGTGGTGCGAGGCGACGACGGGTACGCCCGATTCCCGCGCCGAGGCGATGAGGGAGTCCGAATCCGCCCGGTCGATCTCGACGTCGACGGCGACGGGAACGCCCGATGCCCCGCTGCCCGGAATACCCGACGCTGCGGCGACGGCCACGGCATCAGCGTCGGCAGCAGTGCCGTCCCCCACCCCGACTTCGGCAATGCCCGCGATCAGCGCCCGCACCGCCTCGGCGTAGTCGTCTTCCGTGATCTCCACCTGCCCGCCTTCGAATCCGGTGCGCACGGTCACGAGGATCGGCAGCCCCGCTGTGAGTGCACGGGGAAGCAGTCGAAGGGCTGCCTCCGCGCGGGTGAGCGCAGAACCGGAACCGGCGGCGAGCAGCGGATCGATGCGCCATTCGACGGCATCGACGATCCCGGTCGCGGCGGCCGCGGCACAATCGGCGGCGAGCCTCTCGGCATCGATCGCCTGGGTGGGCACGATGACGGCCGGTCGGCCGGGATTGCGCGCGGCAGGCGAACCTGCGGCAGGATTGAGGAACGGCAATGATTTCATTTCTCAAGCGTAGGCGGTGACGCGGAGCGCGCGGGCAGGAGGACACGGGTGGAGACGATGCAGGTGGACAGGATCAGCGCACGCGACGGCTTCCCCCTCGAGGTCCAGGTCAGCGGGCCGAAGAACGCGCCCGCGCTGCTCCTTCTGCAGGGTCAGTCGAACTCGCACGAGTGGTGGGACGACCTGCGCGGGGACTTCGAAGCGGACTTCCGCACGATCACCTTCGACTATCGCGGAACGGGCGGCAGCCGGGGTGAGCTCGGCGAACTCTCGACGGCGAGCTTCGCCGAAGATGCCGTGGACGTGCTCGACCACCTCGGCGCGGATCGGGCCGCGATCTACGGCACGTCCATGGGCGGGCGGATCACGCAGATGCTCGCACTCAACCATCCCGAGCGGGTGAGCGCGATCGTGCTCGGGTGCACGTCACCGGGTGGGAAGCACGCCGTGAAGCGCCCCCGTGAGGTCGGCCAGGCGCTGGCCCGGCTGCGCGGTGCCGAGCACACTCAGTACCTGTTCGACCTTTTCTACACACCGGAGTGGACTGTGGCGGCGGAGTACAGCAAGATACTCGGCGATGACACGATGACGGCCGCCGAGTCATCCGCCCACCTGCGAGTGAGCGCCAACCACGATGCGTGGGACCGGCTGCCGGAGATCTCCGCTCCGACTCTGATCATGCACGGCGACGCGGACCGGATGAACCCGGTCGGAAATGCTCGGATCCTCCACGACCGGATCCCCAACTCTCAGCTGCGCATTCTGCCGGAGGGCCGACACGGATTCTTCGAAGAATTCGCCGAGGTGGTCACCCCGGCCGTGATCCGCTTCCTCACGGAATCGCCGCGGAAGCCTTGAAGGAATCACTGTGGAAGCCGTGACGGATTCGCCGCAGGTGCCTTGAGAGCAAGGCCGCCTACTGCATCAAAATCCCATATCCGGCAGCAAATTCATCAACGGCATATCTACATGCTCCAACCGATGATTATAACAATCAAGTAACGCACGGCCATCTGTTTGCCCAGGTCAGAGCGCCAGTCAAGGGTGACGCGCCGCATAATCCCAATAAGATCTCTACCGAAAATCCTGAACAAAACTACAATGGTGGATCAGATATCCGTGTGCGGTGAGGCGCGTGCGCAATTGAGCTATTCGGATCTGATCTGCGAGCACCGAACCGTGCAAACGGGGGTGAAGCCTCTCGTTCTTGCGGACTGCCAAGAATGCAAGGAGGAAGCACGTGAGCGTTGTCAAAGCGTCACACGTCTACAAAGTTTTCGGAAAGCGTGAGAACGAAGTCGTCAAACGACTCGAAGAGGGCGCTGACCGTGATGACCTGACCAAGCTCGGGACGGCCGCCGTCATCGATGCGAGCTTCGAAGTCGAGGCCGGCGAGATCTTCGTCGTCATGGGCCTGTCCGGTTCGGGCAAGTCGACCCTGATCCGCACTCTCAACGGACTCTGGGCACCCACTGCCGGATCCGTGGAGGTGCTGGGCACCGATATTGCGAAGATCGATTCGGCCGCACTGCGCAAGGTCCGCAGCGAGCACATCTCGATGGTGTTCCAGCACTTCGCACTGCTCCCGCACCGCACCGTCCGCGACAACGCCGCCTATGCACTGGAGATCCGCGGCGTCGCGAAGGCGGAGCGGGATAGGACCGCCGACCGCTGGCTCAAGGCCGTCGGCCTCGAAGGCTGGGGCGACAAGTTCCCCGAACAGCTCTCCGGCGGTATGCAGCAGCGCGTCGGCCTGGCCCGCGCGCTTGCGGCTGAGACCGACATCCTCCTCATGGACGAAGCATTCTCCGCCCTCGACCCGCTGATCCGCCGCGAGATGCAGGAACAGCTCGTCGAACTGCAGCGAGAGCTGAAGAAGACGATCATCTTCATCACCCACGACCTCAATGAGGCGATGTTCCTCGGCGACCGGATCGCGGTGATGCGCAACGGACGCATCGTCCAGGTCGGCACCCCGGAGGACATCCTCACCGACCCGGCCAACGACTACGTCGCGCAGTTCGTCCACGACGTCGACCGGGCACGCGTCCTCACCGCCAACAACGTCATGGAGAAGGCGCGTCAGACCGTGACCAACCAGAACGGTCCCCGAGTCGCCCTGCGCACCATGCGTGAGAACAGCACATCGGGCGTCTACGTCACGGACAGGGACCGCAAGTTCCTCGGCCTCGTCAGCGACCGCGACTGCATCGAGCACATCCGGACGGGCGCCACGACTCTCGACGAGATCATCAAGCCGGTCGCCAATCCCGCGTCTCCGGACGACCTGCTCATCGACCTGTTCCTCCCGACCGCGGAGATGCCTCTGCCGGTGCCCGTCACCGATGCCGACGGCGAACTCGTCGGCGTCGTGCCCCGGGCCACCCTTCTCGCCGCGCTCGGCAACCAGAACGGCAATGAAGAGCAGGCCGTGGACGCCGCTGTCGAAGACTGGCCCGAGCCGGTCGATACCGGGATCATCGACCAGGTACTGGCCGAAGGCGATGATGCCGTCGCACGGCAGACCGCCGGCGAAAGGGGTGAGCGCTGATGGAGAACATCAGAATTCCGATCGGAGCCTGGGTCGACACGGTATTCGACTGGCTCAAGGAGAACGTCGCGTGGTTCTTCGATGCCGTCACCTGGCTGTTCAACTTCCTCATCGAGGTCCTCACCGATGTGCTCGTCGACCTCCACCCGCTCGTCATCATCATCCTGCTGGCGCTCATCGGCTGGGTCTTCCGCTCATGGCAGATGGCCGTGGGCACACTCATCACCCTGTTCTTCATCATGACGATGGACCAATGGGTGGCCGCGATGCAGACCCTGGCGCTGATCATCATCGCCGCCGTCATCGCCATCATCATCGCCATCCCCGTCGGCATTCTGGCCGCACGCAGCAACAGAGCCTCAGCGGTCATCAAACCGATCCTCGACTTCATGCAGACGATGCCGGCATTCGTCTACCTCATCCCTGCCGTCACCTTCTTCGGCATCGGCGTCGTTCCCGGTCTCGTGGCAACGGTGATCTTCGCTCTGCCTCCGGGTGTGCGGTTCACTGAGCTCGGCATCCGCGGGGTCGATTCGGAGACCGTCGAAGCCGGACAGTCCTTCGGTGCGACTCCCGGCCAGATCCTCCGCGGAGTCCAGCTGCCGTTGGCCACGCCGACGATCATGGCCGGCATCAACCAGGTCATCATGCTCGCCCTGGCCATGGCCGTCATCGCCGGCATGGTCGGCGCCGACGGACTCGGAAAGAACGTCGTCGAAGCGATCGCCACCCAGAACCTGCCGCTCGGTGTCGAAGCCGGACTCGGTGTCGTGATCATCGCGGTCTACCTCGACCGCGTCACCGCGGCCCTGGGCAATGCGAAGGACTACCCGCACTCGCTCGTGGCGGGGATGCGTCGTCGCAGCGCGAAGAACAAGGCAGCTGCGGCAGCGGCCTGAGTCGATTGACCACACAGTCCTAATAGTCGATCACTAGAGAAAAGGAACACATAATGAAGAGAAGATTCCTCACCCCGTTCGTCGCTGCAGTCGCAGCCCTCGGCCTTGCTCTGACCGGTTGCTCGCAGGAAGCGTCGAAGGACGACGGCGGAGGCGGCGACAAGGGCGACATCAAGCTCGGCTACGTCACCGGCTGGACCGACGGCCAGAGCATCTCGCTCCTGCTCGAGGATCAGCTGGGCAAGATGGGCTACAACGTCGAGACTGAGACCTTCAACGACGCCGCCGTCCTGTACGCCGGTGTCGCCAACGGCGATATCGACATGTACCCCTCGTCGTGGCCCGAGGTCACACACAAGCAGTACATCGACGAGTACGGTGACAACCTCGAAGATCTCGGCGCCTACTACGACAACGCCGTCCTCACGATCGCCGTCCCGAAGTACATGAAGGACATCAACTCGATCGAAGACCTCAAGGGCAAGGGCAAGGACTTCGGCGGAGAGATCATCGGAATCGAGCCCGGTGCCGGTCTGACGAAGGCCACCAAGGCGATGATTCCCGAGTACGGCCTCGACGGCGAATACGAACTCGTCACCTCCTCGACCGCCGCCATGCTCACCGAGCTCGGCAATGCGACCGAAGCTGAGAAGGACATCGTCGTCACCCTGTGGCGTCCGTTCTGGGCGAACAACGAGTACCCGGTCAAGGACCTCGAGGACCCGAAGGGTGCGATGGGTGATCCCGAGAAGCTCCACTTCACCGCCACCAAGGGCTTCAGTGAAGAGTTCTCGGATGCCGCCGACTACATCGGCAACATCAAGCTCGATGACAAGCAGTACGGAGAGCTCGAGGACCTGGTCGTCAACAAGCACAAGGACGATGGCGAGAAGGCCATCGCCGAGTGGCTGAAGGCCAACCCTGATGCCTACGAAGGCGAGCTGCCTGACGAGGAATGATCGCTTCGCCGCGCCGGCCGCTTCGCTGAGGACGACCTCGTCTACTCGGCGGAACGCTTCCCCGCTGCACGGCGCGAGGTCATGAACATGCTGTGCCCTCCCGGTTCGGAAGAGTCGGGAGGGCACAGTCGTATGATCAGACTCGACTGAGCATCGCCGTCGACACCGGGCTCTCTGCTCGGACTGCGAACGGAGGACATCCCATGGCGACCGTCTCGGCAACCGTCGACACCTTCGTCGGCCCCCTCACCGTGGCAAGCGACGGCAGGTCGGTCGTCCGGCTCGAATGGCGCACATCCGCCGAGGCGACCGACGACTCCGCCCTGATCCCCGCTGAGGCGGCCGCCTCCTCGGATCCGATCCTCGCCGAGGCGGTCGCCCAGGTGCGGGCGTACTTCGACGGCCGCCTCGGCGATTTCGATCTGCCCCTGGACTTCGGTCAGGTCTCGGACATCGCGAGGGCCGTGCTGACGACCTTGGCCGAAAAGGTCCCGGCGGGGACCACGGTCACTTATGGTCAGCTCGCCGAAGCCAGCGGCACCGGGATTCCGGCTCGTGCCGTCGGCGGGATCATGGGGCTCAATCCGATCCCCATCATCGTCCCCTGCCACCGGGTTGTCGCCGGTGACGGACTCGGCGGGTACTCGGGCGGACTGCCCGGGCACGAACTCGAGACCAAGAGGCGCCTCCTCGAGTTCGAAGACGCCCTGCCGCAGCCGCTGTTCTGACAGCCTCGGGGTCTGCGAATCGCCCCCGACCGACGCGGCCGCCGTCTCCGCTCAGATGGGTCCGGCGGTCGAGACGGTCTCTCACGCGTCGAACAGCTCCTGTCCGACGTATCCGCCCTCGGTCGCCCCGGGCGGGATCGCCCACACGGTTGACCCGATCGGGGTCGTCCATTCGTTGAGCAGGTCCACTTCGGCGAGGCGGCGTTGGATCGGCAGGAACTGCCGCTCGATATCGGCTTGGAAGGACGCGAACAGCAGCCCGGAATCCCCGCCCGCGCCGGTCTCGTAGTTGAACGTGCGCCGGTGGATCTGCACCTCCGACCCCAGTCCGTCGCGGGCACGAGCGATATGCGCGACCGACGAGATCTTCGTCAGTCCGCGCCGATCGACGGCGGTGAAGTCCGGAACGTCGAACTCGGCCTTGCCCGACAGCGGCGCTCCGCTGTCCATGGTCCGACCGACCGCAAACTCCCGGGCCGGACGGTCGGCCTTGTCCCAAGTATCGAGGTTCATGGCGATATCGCGCAGAACCAGCGTCGTTCCCCCGCGCATCCAGGGCGGCAGGTGCGCACCGAGGTCGGCAGGCGGCTCCCCGCGAGCGGAGAACACCGGGTCGGCCGTCTCGGTGCCCTGTCCCCAGATGATCCGCGCGAAGTCCTCGGAACCGGGGCCCGGATTCGCCGTGCCATCGAGCTGACCGAAGAGATTCCTCTGGGTCTTCCCCTCCCTCGAACTGCCGTAGGCACGTCGGAAACCGTCGCGCTGCCAGGCCACCTCGGCGAACGATCGGGAGTCCTTGAACAGCATGCGTCTGGCATGTGCCAAGGTCAGCGGATCGTCGCCGCAGATCTGCAGGAGCAGGTCGCCCTTGCATCGGTCCGCATCGAGGCGATCGATCGAGAACGCTTCCAAGGGTTTGAGCCAGTCCGGGACGTGCTCCCTTCCGGCCAGGGCGACCAGCTCGGCACCGAACCCGAAGGTCACCGTCAGCCGGGCAGGGTCGACGGCGAGCTCGGATTCGGAATCGGCCAACGGCGCCCGTCCCTGCGTCAGCGCCGCCGCATCCGCGGTGAGCAGCCGCAGCCAGCGCACCGCCTCGGCGGCCTTGATCCCGGGTCTGAGTGTGAACGCGATGAAGTGCGCATAAGCCTGGGCCGAGGTCTCGACCCCGGATTGATGAGTGCCGTAGAACGGCTCGGTCTGCGGCCCGTTCGCCCCGTCCAGATCTCGCCGAGGCGGCCCTCCGTCCCCGTTGGTCGCCGCCTCCGCGCCCGGTCCGCGGCGGCCGATCCCGAACCCCGCGGCGGCTCCGACGATTCCGACACCGCCGGCGGCGGCCGCCGAGGTCAGGAGACCTCGGCGGCTGAAGCCGGAGCGATCAGGCTCAGTGGTCACCGTGATCTCCGTGATCTCCGTGGCCAGAGTCCTCGTGACTTGCGTCTTCCCCGTGGTCGGCATGGGCTGTGTCCTCGCCGTGGTCGGCTTGCTCGCTGTTGTCGGCATGCTCGCCATGGGCCGCATGAGCTTCGTCGTCGCTGGAGCCTTCGGCTTCGCCCGGTGCGTAGTCTTCCTGGGCTCCGGAGTACTCCTTGGCAACGGCCGTGACCTCGACGGCCTCGTCGTCGGCGGTGACGAGATCGAGCTTGATCTGCTCGCCCGGCTTGATCGCCTTCTTCAGTCCCATGATCATGATGTGATCGCCTCCGGGCTCGAAGCGGAGGCTTTCCCCGGCCGGGATGGTGAAGCCGCCCTTCTTCTCCTGCATGGACATTCCGCCCGAGCCGTCGCCTTCGGTTTCGTGGAGTTGGACCATCTCCGCGTCCGCGTATTTCGCCTCGACGAGGTTGATGTCGGCGTCGGTGTTGTTCTTCAGCTCCCCGAAGACTCCGGTCATTCCGTCGTCGGCGGCCTTGACCCAAGCGCCGTCGAAGCTGAGCGCTTCGGCGTCGACCGCGCTTTCCGAGGATTCAGCCGAGGTCGAGCTGCTGCCATCGGTCTGTGTCGAACCGGCGGCCTTGCTGTCGTCTTGGCCGCAGCCTGCCAGGCCGATGGCGACGGCGATGGGCAGGGCAAAGGCCAGGGTGATGTTCTTTCGCATGATGTCTGCACTTTCGTCATTCAGGTGCAGTCGAGCACATGTCGGCGCGCGCCGCGGTCGCCTGTTGGGCCAGGCAGTCCCGCGTGTTCCCCGTCGTCAGACGACGAGGATCTTCGGTCGCAGAGTCTCTGGTGCCCGAAGCTGCGGGCGCTGAGCCGCATCGCGTTCGTCCGTCTGTGTGCAGGGACCGCGGCCGGCCGGCAGCGCTTTCGTGAGCCTCTGCGCCCGTCACGGTTGCCAGCGCGCACCTCGTGCGAGTGCAAGTGCGCAGGGCACGTGTTGGCCAGTGTGCGGGCACGTGTCCTCTGCGCGCAGCGGTGTGCGCGGACGTGTTCGACTGTCACCGAGGGGCGGCCCGCCGCTGTCTGGGCGGTCGTCCGAAGATGGATGGTCACCCGGGAAACCAGGTGTGGGTCGGCGCTGCAAACGCCGATTGGGATGTCAGCCGAGCGCGGGCGGGCCGCGGCGGTAGTTCGGGCCGACCACCGCCGAGGTGACCGGCTGCGGCACCCGGAACGAAGCGCAGAGCTTGCGGAACGGTTCGTCCGCCAGGACTCCGGCCGCCTCGGCGAGGGCTCGCAATGCGCCGATCACCGGGCCCAGGGCCAGCTGCAGAATGCTGAGGACGATGTCCTCACCGCGCTTGAGGATCACGGCGGTGACGAGGACGGCGACGACGTGGGCGATGATCATCCCCACCGAGGTGGCCCCGTGGCTCGCATGCCCGAGCGCGGACGCGGCAGGACCGAGATCAAGAGTGCCAGGGGCTGGCACGATGTGCCCGGCGTGGGCGTGGAGGGCCGCCTCGGCGGAAGTGGATCCGGCACCTGCAGCTCCGGCCTGCCCGCTTCCGGATTGAGCGGTTCCCGCGTGGGCCCCCGCATGGGCGAAGGTGTGTGCGGACCAGCTCATCGTCAGGTGCATGAGCACCTGTCCGAGGCCGAGCAGGCCCGCCAGAGTCAGGTAGCCCAGGCGCCTGCCGGCGACGATCATCGCCGCCCAAAGGACGAGAACGAAGACGACCACAGTGCCCGGAATCGAGACGCCGCCACCGGCACCGAGGTGCATGAGCAGAGCAAGGAGAGTCGTGAAGAGGGCAGCGAAGAGCGCACGTACGGATTTCGTCCATCCGGTCATGGGCCCTCCTCTCAGCTCGCTCCCACATTCTACTCAATGTAGAACAATTTCGGGAAGGCGACTGACCCTACATCCGCAGCCAGGTATCGGCGGTCTTCTTGACCATGGCACCGGCATCAGCGGCAGCATCGCCCCAGGCGACGAGGTTGCCATCGGGGTCAGTGGTGGAGTCGGAAAGGACGACGACGTCGAAGTTGCACACAAGACCCGCCATCGCCGAGGCGTAGACGGCTCCGGGGGTGCCCGCCGAGGAGGCGCCAGCGTCGGCATCGCCCTCTGCCTGGGCGGCGGGGTCAGTGGTGACTTCGCCAGTTCCAGTGCCCGGCTCGCCCGCGGTGGCGTCGGCGCCGGCGATGATGATCCGGTCGACGGAGAGGTCATGCAGACCTGCGGCCAGATCGTCGACGCCTTCGAACACATCCGGACTCGCGGACCGGAGCACGAGATCCTCCTCATCGGGGACGAAGATGCTCAGCTCCTCATCAGGAGTGTCGGCGAGGTCGGCCTTCGTCGACGCGAAGATGAGCACACCGCCCACAGCGCGGGTGCGGGTGACGATATCGCCGAGGGTCTCCATGGCGTCATCGCTGGGGTAGCTGGCGTCGTCGGTGTCAATGAGGAGCAGGGCATCCATACTCCAATCGTGCCACGACCGACTTACACATTCGAAGCCGGTTCACCTCGGCTGCGGCCGACACCACCCCTGACCTGCATGGATTCAAAGAGGCTTGTCAACATTCTCGAACTGTGACGAACATCAGATTTGTGTTCGAAACTTTTATCGATCACCTATGGCATTCAACACATTATGAGCGTACACTGGATTCCAACAACAACGATGTTGGTGAACGGAATTCATCCCCATGACCCTCACTCCCGAACGCAGCTCCGATCATTCCGATCGGAACGCCGACAACTCCCCGCAGACCAGCGGTCACCCGCTGCTGGCCGACGAGGAGTGGGCAGATCTCAGCCGCTTTGCGCCCGAGGTCACCTCTTCGATCACTCAGCTGATGGGCCTCAAAGATGAGCTGCGCTCGTTCGATCGCCCCATGGGACCGGATCAGGCCATCATGCTCGCCGATGGGGTCGAGGCGATCACACGCATCAACGATGCGTTGTCGACGCTCGCACTCTCCGTCTGCGAACGCGTCGGAACACCCATCGATTTCGGCGCCAAGTCGACGAAGTCGCTCATCGAGAACCGATTCAACCTCACCGGCGCCGAGGCGAATCGCCGCACCGATATGGCCAAGAACCTCGGCGGACGCGTCGACATGGCCGGACAGGCTCTGCCGCCTCTCTACCCTGTCGTCGCGGATGCGCTCCATGCCGGCACGATCTCCGCCGCCCAGGCGTCTGTCATCGAAGACTGCATGCGCAAACTGCCCACGTGGGTCAGTCAGACGGTCCGCACCGACGTCGAGACGC encodes:
- a CDS encoding VIT1/CCC1 transporter family protein; protein product: MTTHDSAGGTPPASPDRRTIRRWQRYLANERLEERVYRNLAERRKGEDREILLSLAAAESRHQEHWITLLGEHAEKRRSADLLTRCLAFLGGMFGSVFVLALAQQSETSSPYDEEEAASAEMAADERIHAEVVRALAARSRARLSGNFRAAVFGANDGLVSNLALVLGVGAAGVSNTVILLTGVSGLLAGALSMGAGEYISVRSQRELLDASTPDPESRHALADLNIDANELALVFRARGMEAREAEARAHRTIAAAKNKQAPRLPNLDSEVDRDELGTGLGAALSSFCFFSSGALIPILPYIFGMSGLPAVFLSAGLVGIALLFTGGVVGLLSGKSPGPRALRQLGIGFGAAAVTYALGLLFGGTA
- a CDS encoding quaternary amine ABC transporter ATP-binding protein, which produces MSVVKASHVYKVFGKRENEVVKRLEEGADRDDLTKLGTAAVIDASFEVEAGEIFVVMGLSGSGKSTLIRTLNGLWAPTAGSVEVLGTDIAKIDSAALRKVRSEHISMVFQHFALLPHRTVRDNAAYALEIRGVAKAERDRTADRWLKAVGLEGWGDKFPEQLSGGMQQRVGLARALAAETDILLMDEAFSALDPLIRREMQEQLVELQRELKKTIIFITHDLNEAMFLGDRIAVMRNGRIVQVGTPEDILTDPANDYVAQFVHDVDRARVLTANNVMEKARQTVTNQNGPRVALRTMRENSTSGVYVTDRDRKFLGLVSDRDCIEHIRTGATTLDEIIKPVANPASPDDLLIDLFLPTAEMPLPVPVTDADGELVGVVPRATLLAALGNQNGNEEQAVDAAVEDWPEPVDTGIIDQVLAEGDDAVARQTAGERGER
- a CDS encoding alpha/beta fold hydrolase, yielding MQVDRISARDGFPLEVQVSGPKNAPALLLLQGQSNSHEWWDDLRGDFEADFRTITFDYRGTGGSRGELGELSTASFAEDAVDVLDHLGADRAAIYGTSMGGRITQMLALNHPERVSAIVLGCTSPGGKHAVKRPREVGQALARLRGAEHTQYLFDLFYTPEWTVAAEYSKILGDDTMTAAESSAHLRVSANHDAWDRLPEISAPTLIMHGDADRMNPVGNARILHDRIPNSQLRILPEGRHGFFEEFAEVVTPAVIRFLTESPRKP
- a CDS encoding ABC transporter permease, which encodes MENIRIPIGAWVDTVFDWLKENVAWFFDAVTWLFNFLIEVLTDVLVDLHPLVIIILLALIGWVFRSWQMAVGTLITLFFIMTMDQWVAAMQTLALIIIAAVIAIIIAIPVGILAARSNRASAVIKPILDFMQTMPAFVYLIPAVTFFGIGVVPGLVATVIFALPPGVRFTELGIRGVDSETVEAGQSFGATPGQILRGVQLPLATPTIMAGINQVIMLALAMAVIAGMVGADGLGKNVVEAIATQNLPLGVEAGLGVVIIAVYLDRVTAALGNAKDYPHSLVAGMRRRSAKNKAAAAAA
- a CDS encoding DUF4235 domain-containing protein, which encodes MGKLAWQIIGVGAPIAAAFVARKTLTFAWEKSTKRPAPSNPVDDEISMSEALAWTIVSGVGVAVAQLVVQRIAANTVRNSFGEEALPKKFRKQIEEMTD
- a CDS encoding aminotransferase class IV, whose amino-acid sequence is MTDLLILVDPESGTFVLTDLRAAQLPVTDLSAHRGDGIFETVLVSMGAQGATVVSRERHFTRFRASASALDLPDPDQGLWDRVIDSLIAEVAAADPENVEFGIRYALSRGEQGADGQFRPRGWAFPVPVDDHIRTARKQGVTAVSLDRGFDAYIGSKAPWLLIGAKTLSYAVNQAAGRYASANNADEALFVSHDGIVLEGPTANLIIRRGDRLLTPNPDAGLLSGTTQRLIFDHAEELGLSAEYADLRLDDVKAADAAWYVSSMRTAVALRELDGNAISVDEDLTDRFQEIIRGR
- a CDS encoding type I 3-dehydroquinate dehydratase codes for the protein MKSLPFLNPAAGSPAARNPGRPAVIVPTQAIDAERLAADCAAAAATGIVDAVEWRIDPLLAAGSGSALTRAEAALRLLPRALTAGLPILVTVRTGFEGGQVEITEDDYAEAVRALIAGIAEVGVGDGTAADADAVAVAAASGIPGSGASGVPVAVDVEIDRADSDSLIASARESGVPVVASHHNFEATDSADRLLRTFAAMSEAGADVAKVAMMPQEPADVLRLLEATAAADVSAAHPVLGISMGPLGRTSRIMGADFGSCATFAQIGQASAPGQIDAVVLAEILDRVTG